A stretch of the Ignavibacteriota bacterium genome encodes the following:
- a CDS encoding Fe(2+)-trafficking protein, protein MATIQCSRCGNEKDAVKNTAFYVGDVGAALKAHACQDCWGEWVKMQIMIINEYRLNLMDPKTDEFLNAQVLAFFNLGSDGQVAKVDYVPPAQ, encoded by the coding sequence GTGGCAACCATACAATGTTCCCGCTGCGGGAATGAAAAGGACGCGGTCAAGAACACCGCCTTTTATGTCGGAGATGTGGGCGCGGCACTCAAGGCGCATGCCTGCCAGGACTGCTGGGGCGAGTGGGTCAAGATGCAGATCATGATCATCAACGAGTACCGGCTCAATCTCATGGATCCGAAAACAGACGAGTTCCTGAATGCGCAGGTCCTCGCGTTTTTCAACCTCGGTTCGGACGGCCAGGTCGCGAAGGTCGACTACGTCCCACCCGCGCAGTAA